TGCTGAATTTCACATGTATTATTCAGCTAATTCATAGTTTCAAGTTGTTTCAATATACTAGCTTATCATTTAACCAACTGCAATAATctgattattttgtttatttatttatggagacaacaggtaacCCCATTTGTGTCTCCTGTAcaaaatgaaaacattcaattgaatacaaagaatgattccaagagaaaatacaGAAGCAAACCGTTTTAAAAAGTATTTTAATAACACACCAAGTAAtatattgagaaaataaaatatatactaCCGTATTTACAGaatcattttataaaaaagCTACAAAGCCTTGTTTAAATCACGACCAATAACTATGTTGAGATGTCATGACAATACTGTTCtatcatttattttatcagTGGATACCACTATGATCccacaaataaaaataacactgttttaaataataatagtgtcATCTGCAGCTATTAGTCTTCCAGTACACATGATCTTGATTTATTATCAAGTAGGTATGGTTGAACAATGCTAAAGTGAGATCCATTTTACCTGTaagctgtcagcattggttgaattgaATACATTGATGTTAGTTCTCAGGGgaactgacagtttaaagtgaattttacCATAGCTGCTACAACTAGGTAACGTATTATTCATCGTATATAGTGGAAGAGTTTTGACTtggtttatttattcaattccttTTTTTTAGTACCCTACTACACTACTTTCAGAATAGTAGCCTACCACAGACTCAAATCAAGAAGTTATAGGTGCGACGAGGTGGGTATACCGAATCGTGTGTTGACTGTGTGTTATCACGTGAGGCACTCAAGCATGATATCACTCGATCGATCAATATAGTTTCCAGAACACGCCTGACAATTCGCCAGACACTCATTTTTTATCTCACTGATCGAATTACATTTAGTTGATCCACCCACCTAAATTCAGAACATTCAaggttcaataatatttccaatGGCTGAACGAGAGAAAATGGAATAGGGCCTAAGTTTGAAAATAACTATCCAATAAACCTCTTTTTTGACATATTATCATCAaccaatttttcaaacaaaataaatacaaatctTTTTATCCTGTTGAGAAGATTGAGATGGAATCTAGTAATttgtaaattaaattttatttatcaataacgAAACTGATTGATATAAAGAATTATTATTGGAAGTTTATTTAGTTGTTGTCAATAAACTTCTTTTTTGACAGAACACGCCTGACAATTCGCCAGACACTCATTTTTTTATCTCACTGCTcgaattatattttgaaattaatacatttttaaaataattacatttgaattacattttcaaattcaatttgaaatctaGAAAAATCGAccaatttttcatcaaaatggATGTGAATCTTTGTATCCTGTTAAAAGACTGAGATGAAAATCTTCTAGCAATTTGTAAATCAATAACGAAACTTATTgatataaacaattattattggaaGGCTATTTAGTTGTAATGAATCAATAACATGGATTAAATAGAAAAACAATGGAATCATGGTCGGTGAAATAGGCTCTATATTTGAAAGTGATACGGAAAATAATgtcattcaaaatttgaagaaagacTTTACCAGCAAGACCTAGACAATTATTCACACCCTTCTGCATATTGCATTATTGATGTGTAGCCTGAGATTAAAAACACGCAATCACATGCATTAGCAAGAGGGTGGATACAAAATGTCCCTCCCATTTAAAATTGAGTAAAATTTTTAAAGTAGACTTAACTCTTCTTTTCCAAGATATATTATAACGATGGATGTTTTGATTTGGATGAGTTGCTTCCAGGATGTAAGGTGTGGAGGTGGGATTATATCCCACCTTCCTCAGgcaaattttttataatttagcaagtagtatttttgttttgaccAATTATAGTGATTTTGTATGATAgtaacaaaattaattttgttttgttaaatcCTAGTTGGATAAGTTTATTAATCTACAAAATGTTATATAATGTAAAGTGTCATTTATGATGATGTcataataaaaaagtgattttgatttgatttatattCTGCGTCTTAATGAGTGGAGTCTTATTGCAATTTCTCTGTTTTCTTCTGAATAGGTTTGACTTTTGTTGTATAGATAAGGGTTTTCTGCAATTAAAGCTTCAAATTAGACGAATGTGTTTTGCACATACCAGACGAAAGTACgctattataaaatattgtataatgCGGATGAATCATGAATTGCatcttataatttcttattctgttgtaaatatatttattcCGAACAAGAATGTGTATATTGATTGAATATAACAGTTTTGTTCCATTTTTATCACTTAAATGAATGTTCCAGCTCCTACTCTATCCCAATTTATAatctaattaattaattattggttGATTCTTTTAACAGCTATGCAGAATAAGTAGCCTACTGTTTTTTTCTTctctgactattgtattgtttgctctaccCAATAAATAAACACCACATTTCTCCAAATAACGAATCCAAAAATTATTGCGCTGCATTTAAAGCTTAATGAGGTACGTTCACTGTGATGTCACATCATattttttgtcatgaaatgGGATCAATGACCACCGCATTTAACTGAATAGGtacaatgattgaataaataaaactattgaatagaaaaaatctTCTAGTTTTGAGGGAATCAATGTATATGATAGATTGGAGAAAATCCAAGATATCAAATCccaactttttaaaatgtatgaattcagggctactttcttgtatttataaaatagaattatagaaaCTATtaagttacgttacaatttgtattcttgttttttaatattttaattattttaaagggtactataattctattctacAAATCCCAACTATATAAAGTACAGTTGGGTCTTACCACCACACTAAATCTCATACCTTTTTTCAATTGGAAGTAAAACCGCTCTTTATgatgaaatttaatatttcaaCACTTTTTTCTCCACCACTTTAGGCCTACTACACAGGTATCACTTTGCACGGCTCGTTTGACAAAATCCATATAAACACGTATTTTTTGAAGCAAACTACGAAGTAGGCCTACACAATAAACATGTGCGCGCGgacaagttccaaatttcaactgAAACTAAAACAGCGTCGATGACGATCACAACGCTAGAAGCGTCCGGTGGCGATCTAAGGCAATTGCTCCTTCCTCGCCCCCCTCCTCGTTTTTGATCTCCATCACTTTTCAGCTCACCTCAATCCATTTTATTACTGTTAATAACCCCTTTGACCCCTCCACTCTCCTTCCCATCACCACCAACTACCCCGGGGGACGAAATCATTCATCACTCCAGTGTGGTGGCATCACTGACTAAATATCAAGCACACCCACATGCTCTACTGAATTATTTGAGAAGTGCGctgtcattctctctctctccctcacactctctccctgtctgtttctctctccctcactctttcATACTCTCTCTCCCTGTAcgcttctttctctctcaccaaGTTTCAAACGTACATGACAAATGCGCTCCTGCGTGTGCGTGCGTGAACTTCGTTATCTACTTCCGATTAATGTGTGACATATTCTGCACGAAATAAAATGCATTCACGCGGGAGTAGGTTCACAAAAAGTAATTAGAACAAACACTGTTAGTAAGTTTGGGTGAGTAGAGCAGCTTCACTCTCCCCTTATTTCATAAGCTCTGGTTGAAATACATAAAAACTATTAGATATTGccataatttattacaattggTGATAGTATGAATCCAATAATATGTAAAACTTAATGTAGGGGCAGTAGAGCAGACTTCCCATTCCCTAATTTTATAAGCTGGTTGAAAACTGTATAAAATTTGACACAAATTGCCATGGTGAGGTCATATAGTATGAATCCATGAATCCAAGAATACGTGAAACTTTCTAGGTTTGCTAAGAATATTCTTATAGCTTCTAAATgtataaaacaatattctaaCGCAATGCTCCTTTCTGTTTTTTCGTGTAGTGAACGATTGAATGACAATATATTATAGTGAAGTGCTCATACACCATTAAAAAAACGTGCATAGGTACCTAAAAGTTTATGTTTCTGTATGTAAAACTTATATACACTCAGAAGTAATATCAAGGAATCAATTCAGTCTAAAATAATCCGAATCGaacattattcaattaaattcacaTATCCCATAATAAAACTCAATAATAGACATAGAAAGGTCATCGAATGAAGATGTAGTACTGCTTGCTTGAGAAAATCTTGTCGGCAAGCAGATTGGATGGATGTATTTATTATATggataatattttcaatcaaacaattatttcacGATTTCACAATATTGTACTTGAAATAGCGATGTTAAATTATTATCGTTTCCATATTATCACTGGCCATTTTCCTTGTATATAGAATATTTCCAATGGAGTAAGTGGATTTCATCAACTGAAACAGAAAATGATGTTCAAGGCTCAGAGGTAAAAAATTAGATTCCATGTCTATGAATTGAAATGcttaaacatttttattctcaaaaactactttaAGAAGTATTATCATGACTACTTCTAATATTCGTTAGATTCtctgatattttgttttatctgtcGGCTAACTACCTAACTCACCAACTTATGAGTTTAAAACTTTGGATAAGATCACTGGAACTGATAAACACTAATATTGTCACTAGTATCATcatatcaatataaaaaataattatatatcaatttGAGAACAGAATTCCACTTCCAATTTCCACCAAATGAATTCAGAGCAACAATGAGGAGCTTGAACTTGGAATATCTACTGCCGTACCTATACAAACTAAACTCTTCTTAATGAAAAAACGCAGtttttttgtcacatccacatttattagaaattgatacaggactgcagtttcgtgttgaaagtaacacatcttcagctgaagatgtgttggtttcaacacgaacCTGCAGTCATGtattaatttctaaatatcggggcaccgagctttgctcgttatttatttattgataaacagaactcaattctttaaaatgattggggaaggactaacaggcacagccaaaactgtttcttccccgaatagTGACCACTTCCAATGAGTAGAGACAATTTATTGTTGGAGCCAATGGAAGTTTTCATTTCAACCacaatatcgggacaccgagcttcgctcattatttatttattgataaacagaactcaattctttaaaatgattggggaaggactaacaggcacagcccgaaACTGTTTTtccctgaattttgatttatacactataaatattccaaaaagtaggttattttccatacacttgaattcaggtagAATTTTCAgcccaaatatttgaaaacataaaagttctaattcagattgtttacataacaaattgaataacaaaataacactaatCACTTAGCactataaaataatgattaactttgaatattataataataccatctcatgtcaacagatcagattattttgagcGATTCAATTAAAAtctctagatttctcgcgagatacggtaagctaattgattacatagctgatctcccacacaggtacacgcatcttctgttaccgacagacgacgaaatcatcatctgtttttccaaggatgaatgatccttttgatgtcgttcagtgagttttccaaagattgagacctagtgcaatcgaatctttatatcataaactcactatgttccaaatttcgtgaaaatcgttagagccgttttcgagatccgtaaaacataaataaccagaaataaaaatagccagatataaaaataaccagatatatacatacagaaattgctcgctcaatataataggataaattaATGTGcatgtgacaaaataaaattgagtttcttcaattatggaaaaatttcacaatatcgattctcattcaacaaattttatcaataaattcttctACTTTTTGTCATTTTGAGTGATAAGACTGTCCGGTatagtttgaaaataaaaatatcattcaacCACAGATACCGTACAGTAAAAACCATTCTCATGACCTGAATATATACAGAATAAATACAGAAACCACTTGAAATGAGATATCTCTTGAAGACACCTTTCCCCAAATAATCCACATTGGGCTGTATCTGTTGTTCTCTCCCGACAATAATTATGGCATAATTTTCAACTTGGCTATATAATTTGTAGTTgtatggaaaaataaataaaatgatcagACATCAGAATAGATGTTAACTTACTTATAAAATTTGAGAATTCAGAATCATATGAGAGAGATTTTGTAaatgcaataaaataatatataataattataaataaattccaCTTAAAAATGAATTCCAAATTCTCTTTACCACCTTTTATCCTATCTAAACCAGCACATCCATAACTTTTCCAAACAATAAGAAGTATCATACACAAAATTGTCTCCTGAAAACAGTATTTTCTATACCAATTCATTAAGtcaaaaatcaaaactattcaattgaaatcaagaaaattaataGGTGCACCAtaacttttcaattgaaatcagGACCTATATCtacatattttttgtaaatttctttaAAACACTCCTACATTACCAAAATATACCAAAGTTATTGTGGGCCAAGATGTAATTTTCTATATCATGTCATATTTTGTAATAACTTGATCCAACTAGAGTGGTATCCGTGGGCCTACGCCTActgtatttgaaataataattaagtcTGCTAGATTGAGTCAATTTAGAATGGGGGAGACTTTCTTCTTGCAGAGTATTTTGAAGAGTGTATTTTAGCTTATcattatactagccgtcaggctcgcttcgctcgccatatccgtctggacccccgactggatcgtcaagaataagatcagcgggctcgcttcgctcgcctgcatttttcatttgagcatgcttcattccatcagaaagtcaaagtactgaggaaacgcagaaaagttgagaaaaacgctaattttgggcgtatctttggcgttatttcaaattccttctaacacaacattattacactctagcttagcttctgtactaaatttgaacaatttctgttcatttgttctcgataaagctgagaaaacgctaaaaaacgctggaaaaacacagattttggaaatttatccaaatccgttcttagtgcgcctcttatgggtcaactgaacatatctaccaaatttgaacgtttttggtccggtagatttttagttctgtgagtgagtgagtgagtgagtgagtcagtcagtcagtcagtcagtgagtgagtgccatttatcgcttttatatattttgattGTTGAATATTTGTCTACTGACATCTTTGAAGGACACATAGTTGAGTGTGTATATGCCGAAAGGCCGCATCTGAATATCGACGTTGGCCCGTGTCATCATAATATGGAGAGTCTGCTTGAACCAGTGCGGCTTGTCTGTCCAATGAATCTCTGCTAGCTTTCTGCGCAAGATGTCGTTCTTGAAAAATCATCAGAATGGAACATGAAAGTTACCCCAATGATCAGTGAAAAGTCACTACGGTactgagagtgagagaggtaggaaatttatatttctttctatttcatTATATGACTGGATGTCAGTCTTGGGCCCTGTTCATTCTAGGAACGCACTTATTACCGTAAATCTAACAGACCATAAGACCTATACATTCAACATTTATATGATCATTCAATGGCATTACATTTTTAAGAGATTCCTAGAAACCTGGCCATTTGAGTGTAGGTATCAAATGGAAATTAAATACAACCAAATTGAGCTTTTCTAGCAAACATTTTTTTGGCTTCTTAATGGGGTTAGTATCAATCAAGGATATCAACTGAATGCACTGGGTTGAAAATTCGTTCTCTTGGTAGGGTAAAGCCATTGTTATACGGTGAAAAAACTACATTTAATTGGGTTTTTGAATAGcacttgaaattataatttaacttATGGCTGTTCcgtacacttttttattatttaaattggataatcttttttaatataattgttaatatcatcataagagtgagaaaaagtggcaactgacatttttaagtggtctcataagcgagttatgggttgttgaagtgctaaattTCCAGATTCCGtattctttccagatcataaacggttttgactatattattagaacttctcttaacaattcaaaaaatgtatctttccaaactaaaacattttattccccatttcgttcataaataaaaaagtaacattttttaaaattagataaattgtttattctggcattaatcgcgaaaaaacgcatattataACAAAGgtaatgatatactgaatgtattaagaaaaactccaatggaaaattcgaaaccgtttatgatctgaaaataaaacggagtttagcacttcaacaacccataactcacTTATTAGATCACTTAAAAAtgaatgatcttaacaattatattgaaaaagattatccaatttgaatagaaataaaaaggtGTATCGAACAGCCTTAAAGCTTATGCACTTAAACTTCAAACCAATAAACAACGTAAAAATAGACTAACGTTGATAAATTAACGTTATAAAAAACGTTACAATAAACATATCATCCTATTTGTaaacgtttttcaacaatattaaaataacatacatttctaaatactatagatatttttcaaaaattagaaattcTTCAGATTCAAGACGCTGGTGAAACTATGCTCTgtattcaacaaatttattcTAGAAATAGACAGGTTCATTCAaccaaatatttttgttttaaaatattgttcatAATACAGTACCTGATTGAGAATGCGTTGACCATTATGATAAGCGTAGAATATGGTTAAGCTTACCAAAACGAATGACAAAGCAAAAATCATCCTCTTTCTCAAATCATTAGTCtgtataagaaaaaaaattgcagataatttcttgattgattggaaatatgaaaaatttaggttctaatattttatattttcattcaacgTCCTACTCAAATTTTTGACAAGTTTTTTGTAGGATAATCTAtcattagaaataatatttttcttcctGTATAGGTTTTTCTTAAGTATTCTCTCAAGTTTCATTGTCAAATCAGTTAGGAAATTGGAAATCATCTCCTAGTGGTTTGTTCCAGTCTTGCctatattttcacttttcattttACTCAGGCTACCCACAAAATAATGAACTTGCTGAGCATTCTCAGAAACAAAATTGATCAAATACAGATTGGTACCTAGTAAATATATAAAGTACATGGAAAACATTTTACTTATAGAATAATTGTActgttaataatttaaaatgataatgatatacatcaaacaatcaatttggatttattgaataatcacaattCAGTCTCTACGTTCATCCAAGACACAATCATTAAATACTGTAGGTGAACTACTCCACTGACTACTTGATCTTTATTGAACTCGAATTCACTATATTGCAAAGACTGGTTATATCTGTTATATATTGACTggattcaaatttttcaaacgCAAATGTTTTCAGATAAGTATGCACTCACTGTTAGCACGAGATAAGCCATGGTGCAGCAGTATATCATgatttctatatttataatcGAAATCATATATCCTGAGCCATCAGCACAAAGTCtaaaatttctgcaatataaaaAACATCAATTCAGTCTTGTACATTGTATAAGTTATGGAAGTGAACAATAATTTCCTAAACTGGATAATACTGTgagataattttcaattttgattcattTACCACCTTTTTCACAATTCTGAAGAAATGAGTAACTATCAAAAATGCATTTTATAACATTTGGTATGGGACTATGggataaattttttttaaagaatgtTTGCCACTCAACATCAATTCAGTTTTATCcagatggaaatttccatctagctgtttaccctgttgtcaatacttgcagtagcagaagtcttcggggtaatttgcataatttaatttggattttcgttcaataataattatcagtttcatccttcaaaaataattcaccTACCCTATTGTAGCCCAATTATGTTTTGTAACTCTTTTTAAGTTAATTCCAAGAATTACATAAGAAACATTATGGCGACATAGTACATAccagtaattttacaaaatttcacagAAAAGTCTACAGTACAGAATTTTGACACAAAATCTCATCGATTTAAAAAGCCTATAATATTACAGCTTCGAGTTTATACCTGTAAAGAGTTTGATGGTGATGAACAATATGAGCCATATCTTCTCTTAGATGAACTGGTTTTTCTGTGAAATGTGAGATGTTGTTCTGTTGATCAATTGCTTGCGAACTGTTGTTGGAGTCAGCATTGAGACCTGGCTCTAAAGAAACTTGTATAAGATCATCCAAAAGAATGATGAGTATGTCAAAATCAGCCAGTAAGCGTTCTATAGAAAGGGTTACCAAAAATACAATCAAGAATGCTTCTGTGAAATATATTGACACTGTTAAACTATGAAAGGTGTAAAagtatagaaaaaatattggagaTTTGAGTTCAGGAGAGCAATAGCTCAACAAAGGAGTTGGCCAGTCGATAGACTCATTTTCTGGAGTTATCAACCCagagaaatgaataattatatttctgttGATAACTGCAAATccacaaataaaaattataatttttaaatttcttgtCAAAGAGCTCATATCTTTCCTCTTCTCCCGACAGTAATTCTGAATTTTTCTccacaaataattttttctgaCTCTCAAATCATAGTGGCTAGAAGCAATGTCACATTCAATAAGCTCTAGCAATTTCGTGACTTCTTCATTATTGATACTGTGTTTGATTATATTGCCTGCCATCATCATCGATATCATACTGTCTGTCAGTGCTTGCATacttttttcagaattttcttTTAGAATAACACGAAGACCCAACAGAATATTGGCCTGCAGAAAAAGGCTCATTGCCACTAGAATTATGATTGGATGCAAATTTGAAGGTTTTTCAAATGTCATTAAATTGATAAACTTTCTCACAAAAGATGTAATCTCCATCGCCTTGTATCTTCTTTCTGTAACTGGCATAATTTCTGGATTTTTCCCTGGAACAGACATGAATACAAGATACAacctatattataatttttcgctagggctactcttgaatagaaataataaatatacatctatgtaccctttttgaaaatagtaaaaatttgaattttacaatttggaaaaagtttactaatttttatttttattcctacaGCCTACATTTATGCAATAGAGCCTACTTACCTATCTAATGAACACCGTACACTCATTTTCATTAATGTTCTTTGTGCCCTGGTTACTATTCATTCCAATCAAAAACCAGAACATTCTTTAACGTTGATTGCGAGCTTTCAAATACAAAAccttgatattttattatatttattatccGTCCATGATTATGGAAttataatttccaaaatatCAAATGATACAACTATCAATTGcgttaatattaatattgttctaACATTATCATTGTTAGAAATAGGAATATTGTACCCAGATAGATTGAAAATCTATAAGAAAGAGCTAAGcttgaattataatattattctagttATATATTGCAACACACCCTCCCAAGAACTGTGTTTCATTGTCAATTTTAAACTTTCATTTAAAGTGTCTCTCAGAAGGGACAATTTATTaagaaacattttcaaaatctattccattctcaatttttaatatattctgGAATGTGTTTGTGATCTCCCTGCTCCTCAATTCTTGGTGAATCAAActctatcataatttatttatgaaaaatttgattaataaattaaaaactaaaaaaccCTTTCTGCACATCTATCGAGATCAGTGGTTCCCAATAAGTGATCCGCAAAAGCTCTGGAAGAGGTCCGCAAGGAAGCCGAGGGAAGAAAAATTGTCGTTTTAAGCTTTATTAGTGGTTTTAGAATGATCATTTTTGGTCTATACATAAAAGTATAACCAAATTCCCTTCCAAAATGTTATACTGAACTCATCGTAAGTTCAAAATAATATGTTTCCAATCGGAGAAAGAATTGATAAGTACCACAtttctaaataaatgctgtaagaTAGGATTATGAagctatttttttttctctgtCATGTAACCCATTTCAGAGGTACCGTATTTATCAAACAtgataaaacatttataatatggAAAAAAGTCCTTTCTCTTCATACTTGGATTGATTTCCTTATCGTGTAGCATCCCACTGCAGAGTCTATGTGTCGGGATGCATAAATTTaactttatataataaattcgCATAAAGCGGTCCTTTATAATAAAGAAGGCTTGTGATAAATTTTATACAACCTCAACCTACCCCTTTCTTTTTTCTTGTcagctttttaaattttacTTGAATCTTGTTGAGCTCTGAAAGTCACACACAGTTGAATAGACTGCCTAattctgt
The genomic region above belongs to Nilaparvata lugens isolate BPH chromosome 5, ASM1435652v1, whole genome shotgun sequence and contains:
- the LOC120351643 gene encoding uncharacterized protein LOC120351643, which encodes MSLFLQANILLGLRVILKENSEKSMQALTDSMISMMMAGNIIKHSINNEEVTKLLELIECDIASSHYDLRVRKNYLWRKIQNYCREKRKDMSSLTRNLKIIIFICGFAVINRNIIIHFSGLITPENESIDWPTPLLSYCSPELKSPIFFLYFYTFHSLTVSIYFTEAFLIVFLVTLSIERLLADFDILIILLDDLIQVSLEPGLNADSNNSSQAIDQQNNISHFTEKPVHLREDMAHIVHHHQTLYRNFRLCADGSGYMISIINIEIMIYCCTMAYLVLTTNDLRKRMIFALSFVLVSLTIFYAYHNGQRILNQNDILRRKLAEIHWTDKPHWFKQTLHIMMTRANVDIQMRPFGIYTLNYVSFKDLMKSTYSIGNILYTRKMASDNMETIII